One region of Solanum pennellii chromosome 6, SPENNV200 genomic DNA includes:
- the LOC107023740 gene encoding probable serine/threonine-protein kinase PBL7 isoform X2, protein MGCFPCSGDGDTSVKKPEKKIFQTISNHKYKRVEQPQPKQVTPVASQFKVVKNEEAKVANRSMSKKDGGYSNISPTDGKTGGAKAQRFKFDQLIAATEDFKEDYFLGEGGFGKVYKGHLEDTGEIVAIKQLDPNGCQGVREFVVEVQTLSKADHANLVKLIGCCAEGDQRLLVYEYMSLGSLEDHLFDPWPNQKPLDWNIRMKIAAGAARGLEYLHDKMNPPIIYRDLKCSNILLGEGFHPKLSDFGLAKVGPSGDKTHVSTRVMGTYGYCAPDYAMTGQLTFKSDIYSFGVVLLEIITGRRAIDYTKSATEQNLVSWARPLFKDRKKFYKMADPALDGHYPIRSLYQALAIAAMCVQEQPNMRPPIVDIVTALSYLASLKYDPEIEPPIRKSYKSQSPQKSVKDDDETW, encoded by the exons ATGGGGTGTTTTCCTTGTTCTGGAGATGGAGATACATCAGTGAAGAAAccagagaaaaaaatatttcaaacaatTAGTAATCATAAATACAAAAGGGTTGAACAGCCACAGCCTAAACAAg TTACGCCGGTGGCTAGTCAATTTAAAGTTGTGAAGAATGAAGAGGCTAAAGTTGCAAACCGATCTATGTCTAAGAAAGATGGGGGTTATAGTAACATTTCTCCCACAGATGGAAAAACAGGTGGTGCTAAGGCGCAGAGGTTTAAATTCGATCAACTTATAGCTGCAACAGAAGATTTCAAGGAAGATTACTTCTTGGGAGAAGGAGGTTTTGGCAAAGTATATAAAGGTCATTTGGAGGATACTGGTGAG ATTGTCGCCATCAAACAACTCGATCCAAATGGATGTCAAGGAGTTAGGGAGTTTGTTGTTGAAGTACAGACTCTAAGTAAAGCTGACCATGCTAATCTTGTTAAACTAATTGGTTGTTGTGCTGAGGGAGATCAGAGACTATTAGTCTATGAGTATATGTCTCTTGGTTCGTTGGAAGACCATTTGTTTG ACCCCTGGCCAAATCAAAAACCTCTTGATTGGAACATTAGAATGAAGATAGCTGCAGGTGCCGCAAGGGGCCTGGAATATTTACATGATaagatgaatcctcctattatTTACCGTGATCTGAAATGCTCCAATATTTTACTTGGTGAGGGGTTCCACCCCAAGTTATCTGATTTTGGCTTGGCTAAAGTAGGTCCTAGTGGGGACAAGACCCATGTTTCCACCAGAGTGATGGGCACATATGGATACTGTGCACCAGATTATGCTATGACTGGTCAACTGACATTCAAGTCAGATATCTACAGCTTTGGGGTTGTTCTTCTGGAGATAATCACAGGCAGGAGAGCGATTGACTATACAAAATCTGCCACGGAGCAAAACCTGGTTTCTTGG GCAAGACCATTATTCAAAGACAGGAAGAAATTCTACAAAATGGCAGATCCAGCACTTGATGGTCACTATCCAATAAGGAGCTTATACCAAGCTCTTGCAATTGCTGCAATGTGTGTCCAGGAGCAACCTAATATGCGTCCTCCAATTGTTGATATCGTCACTGCTTTGAGCTACCTTGCCTCCTTAAAGTATGACCCTGAAATCGAGCCTCCTATCCGGAAGTCATACAAAAGTCAATCTCCTCAGAAATCCGTAAAAGACGATGATGAAACCTGGTAA
- the LOC107023740 gene encoding probable serine/threonine-protein kinase PBL7 isoform X1, whose product MGCFPCSGDGDTSVKKPEKKIFQTISNHKYKRVEQPQPKQVVTPVASQFKVVKNEEAKVANRSMSKKDGGYSNISPTDGKTGGAKAQRFKFDQLIAATEDFKEDYFLGEGGFGKVYKGHLEDTGEIVAIKQLDPNGCQGVREFVVEVQTLSKADHANLVKLIGCCAEGDQRLLVYEYMSLGSLEDHLFDPWPNQKPLDWNIRMKIAAGAARGLEYLHDKMNPPIIYRDLKCSNILLGEGFHPKLSDFGLAKVGPSGDKTHVSTRVMGTYGYCAPDYAMTGQLTFKSDIYSFGVVLLEIITGRRAIDYTKSATEQNLVSWARPLFKDRKKFYKMADPALDGHYPIRSLYQALAIAAMCVQEQPNMRPPIVDIVTALSYLASLKYDPEIEPPIRKSYKSQSPQKSVKDDDETW is encoded by the exons ATGGGGTGTTTTCCTTGTTCTGGAGATGGAGATACATCAGTGAAGAAAccagagaaaaaaatatttcaaacaatTAGTAATCATAAATACAAAAGGGTTGAACAGCCACAGCCTAAACAAg TAGTTACGCCGGTGGCTAGTCAATTTAAAGTTGTGAAGAATGAAGAGGCTAAAGTTGCAAACCGATCTATGTCTAAGAAAGATGGGGGTTATAGTAACATTTCTCCCACAGATGGAAAAACAGGTGGTGCTAAGGCGCAGAGGTTTAAATTCGATCAACTTATAGCTGCAACAGAAGATTTCAAGGAAGATTACTTCTTGGGAGAAGGAGGTTTTGGCAAAGTATATAAAGGTCATTTGGAGGATACTGGTGAG ATTGTCGCCATCAAACAACTCGATCCAAATGGATGTCAAGGAGTTAGGGAGTTTGTTGTTGAAGTACAGACTCTAAGTAAAGCTGACCATGCTAATCTTGTTAAACTAATTGGTTGTTGTGCTGAGGGAGATCAGAGACTATTAGTCTATGAGTATATGTCTCTTGGTTCGTTGGAAGACCATTTGTTTG ACCCCTGGCCAAATCAAAAACCTCTTGATTGGAACATTAGAATGAAGATAGCTGCAGGTGCCGCAAGGGGCCTGGAATATTTACATGATaagatgaatcctcctattatTTACCGTGATCTGAAATGCTCCAATATTTTACTTGGTGAGGGGTTCCACCCCAAGTTATCTGATTTTGGCTTGGCTAAAGTAGGTCCTAGTGGGGACAAGACCCATGTTTCCACCAGAGTGATGGGCACATATGGATACTGTGCACCAGATTATGCTATGACTGGTCAACTGACATTCAAGTCAGATATCTACAGCTTTGGGGTTGTTCTTCTGGAGATAATCACAGGCAGGAGAGCGATTGACTATACAAAATCTGCCACGGAGCAAAACCTGGTTTCTTGG GCAAGACCATTATTCAAAGACAGGAAGAAATTCTACAAAATGGCAGATCCAGCACTTGATGGTCACTATCCAATAAGGAGCTTATACCAAGCTCTTGCAATTGCTGCAATGTGTGTCCAGGAGCAACCTAATATGCGTCCTCCAATTGTTGATATCGTCACTGCTTTGAGCTACCTTGCCTCCTTAAAGTATGACCCTGAAATCGAGCCTCCTATCCGGAAGTCATACAAAAGTCAATCTCCTCAGAAATCCGTAAAAGACGATGATGAAACCTGGTAA
- the LOC107023741 gene encoding uncharacterized protein YKR070W: MKILQILRRKLSSSQIRSTATPSLSSPFFYRQLHSSSNPASFGVAFDIDGVLLRGSNPIGGSPRALKRFYDDSGTLKVPYVFLTNGGGVPESKRAKELGSLLDVNILPSQVIQGHSPFKQLMRRFENELIVAVGKGEPAEVMSEYGFKNVLSIDEYASYFDNIDPLAQYKKWTDKLDGNQSSKSKHIALSNDPCSQRVAAVFVVSDSVDWSRDIQVLCDILRTGGLPGKEIAHQPPLFFANDDLAYQALFPSERLGMGAFRIAVESVFNAIHPAALKYTSYGKPNPSVFKNAETVLMHVLQSCHSNHQVDGRKQLFKTLYMIGDNPSVDIKGARQAGSPWFSILTRTGVFKGKENHDDFPADLVVDTVEEAVDYILSKECIL; encoded by the exons atgaaaattCTTCAGATTTTAAGAAGAAAGCTCTCTTCTTCGCAGATCCGAAGCACAGCTACTCCTTCACTATCTTCGCCTTTCTTCTATCGTCAACTTCACTCCTCTTCCAATCC AGCTTCATTCGGCGTCGCGTTCGACATTGACGGCGTTTTGCTCCGTGGGAGCAACCCTATCGGCGGCTCTCCTCGAGCTCTCAAACGCTTCTATGATGATTCCG GCACTCTGAAGGTCCCCTATGTATTCTTGACCAATG gAGGTGGTGTTCCTGAATCTAAAAGAGCAAAGGAGTTGGGAAGTTTGTTGGATGTTAATATTCTACCTTCACAG GTTATACAAGGGCATTCACCGTTCAAACAGTTGATGAGAAG ATTTGAGAATGAGCTTATTGTTGCTGTTGGAAAAGGAGAACCCGCTGAAGTGATGTCTGAATATGGTTTTAA AAATGTTCTCTCCATAGATGAGTATGCATCTTATTTTGACAACATTGACCCATTGGCACAATACAAAAAATGGACAGACAAGCTGGATGGTAATCAGAGTAGCAAGTCTAAGCATATAGCTTTAAGCAATGATCCATGCTCGCAGAGAGTGGCGGCGGTCTTTGTTGTTAGTGATTCTGTTGATTGGAGCAGGGACATCCAG GTTCTCTGTGACATTCTAAGGACTGGAGGGCTGCCAGGAAAAGAGATTGCACATCAGCCACCACTCTTTTTTGCAAATGATGACCTTGCCTATCAG GCCTTGTTTCCATCCGAAAGACTTGGCATGGGTGCTTTCAGAATTGCAGTAGAATCCGTCTTCAATGC TATCCATCCTGCTGCTCTGAAGTATACGTCATATGGGAAACCAAATCCTTCTGTATTTAAAAATGCAGAGACAGTTCTGATGCATGTTCTACAATCATGTCACTCTAACCATCAGGTTGATGGTAGAAAGCAGCTTTTTAAAACcttatatatgattggtgataATCCCTCAGTTGATATTAAAGGAGCTCGACAG GCTGGAAGTCCTTGGTTCTCTATTTTGACAAGAACTGGTGTCTTCAAGGGGAAAGAAAATCATGACGATTTTCCAGCAGATCTG GTTGTTGACACTGTGGAAGAAGCAGTAGACTACATTTTGAGCAAGGAGTGTATCTTATGA
- the LOC107022494 gene encoding uncharacterized protein LOC107022494, translating into MTSTSSQRGVSNLRRTVTWLFITLLIIYLLYSFSLILNKDSPECTNSVSSSSELSTKESISTTLPQTPPSENSTSISLKENRGEPETGLKHIVFGIAASTNLWDKRKEYIKLWWRPGEMRGVVWLDKNVTIKKNEDLPEIRISENTTTFLYTNRQGNRSALRISRVVSETIRLGLKNVRWFVMGDDDTVFNVDNVVRVLSKYDHNQYYYIGSSSESHIQNIFFSYAMAYGGGGFAISYPLAKELEKIQDRCLQRYPGLYGSDDRIQACMAELGVPLTREPGFHQYDVYGNLLGLLGAHPVTPLVSIHHLDVVDPIIPRMSRVDGLQRIFESMKYDTASIMQQSICYDKQKYWSISVSWGYVVQITRGNISPRELEMPTRTFLNWYKRADYTAYAFNTRPVTKHPCQKPFVYYISAAKYDRNKNQIVGIYHRHRESYPYCRWKIESPESISAIVVLKKPDDNRWQKAARRDCCKVLPSNNSYLYIWVGNCREGETSEM; encoded by the exons ATGACATCCACTTCTTCTCAACGTGGCGTAAGCAATCTTCGCAGAACTGTAACTTGGTTATTTATCACATTGTTGATCATCTATCTTCTTTACTCTTTTAGTTTAATTCTCAATAAAGATTCCCCTGAATGTACCAATTCTGTGTCTTCCTCATCCGAATTATccacaaaagaatcaatttcGACAACATTGCCTCAAACTCCACCATCGGAGAATTCAACTTCCATTTCTTTAAAGGAAAATAGAGGGGAGCCTGAAACAGGGCTGAAACACATTGTATTTGGGATCGCTGCGTCTACGAACTTGTGGGATAAAAGGAAAGAGTATATAAAATTATGGTGGAGGCCAGGGGAAATGAGAGGTGTTGTATGGTTAGATAAAAATGTtacaataaagaaaaatgaagatttgCCTGAAATTAGAATTTCGGAGAACACAACTACGTTTTTGTACACGAATAGACAGGGGAACAGATCGGCTCTGAGGATATCCAGGGTTGTTTCGGAGACAATAAGGTTGGGACTTAAAAATGTGAGATGGTTCGTAATGGGAGATGATGATACAGTGTTTAATGTCGATAATGTTGTTAGAGTTCTTTCGAAATATGATCATAATCAGTATTATTACATTGGAAGTTCTTCAGAAAGTcatattcaaaacatttttttctcATATGCAATGGCTTATGGTGGGGGTGGATTTGCTATTAGTTATCCATTGGCAAAAGAATTGGAAAAGATTCAAGATCGATGCCTTCAACGATATCCTGGATTATACGGTAGTGATGATAGAATTCAAGCTTGTATGGCTGAGCTCGGGGTCCCCCTTACCAGAGAACCTGGATTTCATCAG TATGATGTGTACGGGAATTTGCTAGGCCTATTGGGAGCACATCCTGTAACACCTCTAGTATCAATTCACCATCTTGATGTTGTGGATCCTATAATTCCAAGGATGAGCAGAGTTGATGGACTCCAACGCATTTTTGAATCAATGAAATATGACACTGCCAGCATAATGCAGCAGTCAATCTGCTACGACAAGCAGAAATACTGGTCTATTTCAGTGTCGTGGGGCTACGTGGTTCAGATCACGAGGGGTAATATCTCTCCAAGAGAATTAGAAATGCCCACAAGGACATTTCTCAACTGGTATAAAAGAGCTGATTACACTGCCTATGCATTCAACACTAGGCCTGTGACAAAGCATCCGTGCCAGAAGCCTTTCGTGTACTACATAAGTGCAGCCAAATATGATCGAAACAAGAATCAGATCGTTGGGATTTACCATCGTCATAGAGAGTCGTACCCTTACTGCAGATGGAAAATTGAGTCACCTGAGAGTATCAGTGCAATTGTAGTGTTGAAAAAGCCAGATGATAACCGTTGGCAGAAG GCAGCAAGAAGGGATTGTTGTAAAGTTCTACCATCAAACAACTCCTATTTGTACATTTGGGTAGGCAATTGCAGAGAAGGCGAAACAAGTGAAATGTAG